A portion of the Sabethes cyaneus chromosome 3, idSabCyanKW18_F2, whole genome shotgun sequence genome contains these proteins:
- the LOC128739203 gene encoding LOW QUALITY PROTEIN: ERI1 exoribonuclease 2 (The sequence of the model RefSeq protein was modified relative to this genomic sequence to represent the inferred CDS: substituted 1 base at 1 genomic stop codon), whose amino-acid sequence MSRSTSSSALSNLARSLNAVEKISANNVTSLQRYKHSSQTFKYIIALDLEATCWPKEIQKWKQHEIIEFPAVLLNLSTGQIXAEFRQYVMPIENPQISAFCTELTGIYQQQVDAGVPLGTCLLLFGKWLERVLAERNLTLPKTNPHDQIGNVAFATWTDWDLGVCLNKECTRKGISKPACFDLWVDVKAIYRQFYHSVPDSFRNALKNLDLVFVGRPHCGLDDSRNLARLMVRMCRDGANFVITKDLKPFSRLSNAGRNPFY is encoded by the exons ATGAGCCGATCAACATCTTCATCGGCACTGTCAAATTTAGCGAG ATCTCTAAATGCTGTTGAAAAGATAAGCGCCAACAATGTTACTAGTCTGCAAAGGTACAAACATTCTAGTCAAACCTTCAAATACATTATCGCTTTAGATCTGGAGGCCACATGCTGGCCGAAGGAAATTCAAAAATGGAAACAACACGAGATTATTGAATTTCCTGCAGTACTCCTGAACCTGAGCACGGGCCAAATTTAAGCAGAATTCCGCCAGTACGTTATGCCGATCGAGAATCCCCAGATAAGTGCGTTTTGTACCGAGCTAACCGGTATCTACCAGCAACAGGTGGATGCCGGTGTGCCATTAGGCACCTGCCTTTTACTGTTCGGCAAGTGGCTTGAGCGAGTTCTTGCCGAGCGGAATCTAACACTACCAAAAACAAACCCGCACGATCAGATCGGAAATGTAGCATTCGCCACATGGACCGATTGGGATTTGGGCGTATGCTTGAACAAGGAATGCACGCGAAAGGGGATCTCTAAGCCGGCCTGCTTCGACTTGTGGGTCGATGTAAAAGCCATTTATAGG CAATTCTATCACAGCGTTCCGGATAGTTTTAGAAATGCCCtgaaaaatcttgatttagtaTTTGTGGGAAGACCACATTGCGGTTTAGACGATTCGCGCAATCTCGCCAGACTGATGGTGCGCATGTGCAGGGACGGAGCAAATTTTGTAATCACCAAGGATTTGAAGCCATTTAGCCGTTTGAGTAACGCTGGTCGGAAtccattttattga
- the LOC128739202 gene encoding regulator of chromosome condensation, whose translation MARGRPKREATANGDAPAAKVRSSHKFELALPTLPKACGNVLSCGQGEFGQLGLGEDVMEKSRPALIDGMKDVVDISAGGIHNLCLTRKGEVYSFGCNDEGALGRATADDDGAEFQPRLIALPAPCLKISAGDSHSACLLNDGRVYAWGSFRDSHGNMGLTLEGNKRLPIEVLPGTKSVDIASGGDHLVILTEIGHVYTMGCAEQGQLGRISTRAASGESRRGKTDLLKPGVVTLRGKFVLADAIWASTYCTYFKDRNTSKIFAFGLNNYCQLGIPNPSENVVKPVFVPELTSFTDVRSIAGGQHHTLVLKNDNQAYVIGRKEYGRLGLGNVSADAKILTLVDTIATKKVVEIACGECTSFAVMESGEVYAWGMGSSQQLGTGSEDDEIKPVLVVSKQLQGKKVLKVSSGGQHSLFLVEDKPSKDPAPVSDAAKPAAKSKKPFNVEEAESSSTPEEECSSSTKPTEGAKKVVEKPKTNGTVVKDSTNNKSDGELVSSSSSTGTTEAMVTESTDSKSTARGRKRKL comes from the exons ATGGCTCGCGGAAGACCGAAGCGGGAAGCGACTGCCAATGGCGATGCACCGGCAGCCAAAGTGCGTTCGTCCCACAAAT TTGAATTAGCACTTCCGACGCTGCCTAAAGCATGCGGTAATGTGCTATCATGTGGTCAAGGAGAATTTGGCCAGCTAGGTCTCGGAGAAGATGTAATGGAAAAATCTAGACCAGCGTTAATCGACGGTATGAAGGACGTGGTGGACATTTCTGCCGGCGGAATACACAACTTATGCCTGACGCGCAAGGGAGAAGTGTACTCGTTCGGATGCAACGACGAAGGTGCGCTAGGACGGGCCACGGCTGACGACGATGGAGCGGAATTTCAACCTCGATTGATCGCTCTTCCGGCACCGTGCTTGAAGATATCTGCCGGGGATTCACACTCGGCCTGTTTGCTTAATGACGGACGCGTTTACGCGTGGGGATCGTTTCGG GATTCGCATGGTAATATGGGACTCACACTGGAAGGAAACAAACGCTTACCGATCGAGGTTCTACCCGGTACCAAATCGGTCGATATTGCTTCCGGCGGAGACCATCTGGTTATTTTAACTGAGATTGGCCATGTCTATACCATGGGATGTGCGGAACAGGGCCAATTAGGTCGTATTTCGACCCGCGCTGCGTCTGGCGAGTCTCGGAGAGGTAAAACAGATCTACTAAAACCGGGCGTTGTTACATTGAGAGGAAAGTTCGTACTCGCCGACGCCATTTGGGCTTCTACCTACTGCACATATTTTAAGGATCGCAACACATCGAAAATTTTTGCTTTTGGGTTAAATAATTACTGTCAGCTGGGAATCCCGAATCCTAGTGAGAACGTAGTGAAACCTGTATTCGTACCGGAGCTAACCAGCTTCACAGACGTTCGGAGCATCGCAGGAGGTCAGCATCATACATTGGTTCTCAAGAACGACAATCAAGCGTACGTGATTGGACGTAAAGAGTACGGCCGGCTTGGGCTGGGCAATGTTTCGGCTGATGCCAAAATATTGACCTTGGTTGACACGATAGCCACTAAAAAAGTGGTGGAGATTGCCTGCGGTGAATGTACATCTTTTGCAGTGATGGAAAGTGGAGAAGTCTATGCGTGGGGAATGGGCTCTAGCCAACAGCTTGGGACTGGAAGCGAAGATGACGAAATTAAACCCGTGCTAGTAGTCAGCAAACAACTTCAGGGTAAGAAGGTTCTGAAAGTATCTAGTGGAGGTCAGCACAGCTTGTTTTTGGTCGAAGATAAACCGTCTAAA GATCCTGCTCCAGTGTCGGATGCGGCAAAGCCAGCGGCTAAATCGAAGAAACCTTTCAATGTGGAGGAAGCCGAATCATCGTCAACTCCGGAAGAAGAATGCAGTAGTTCGACGAAACCAACTGAAGGTGCGAAAAAAGTGGTTGAAAAACCTAAAACAAATGGAACTGTAGTAAAAGATTCCACCAACAATAAAAGTGATGGAGAATTAgttagtagcagtagtagtactGGCACCACGGAAGCAATGGTGACAGAGTCAACTGACAGCAAATCGACGGCCCGAGGACGAAAGCGAAAGCTATAA